One Bos indicus isolate NIAB-ARS_2022 breed Sahiwal x Tharparkar chromosome 10, NIAB-ARS_B.indTharparkar_mat_pri_1.0, whole genome shotgun sequence DNA window includes the following coding sequences:
- the VIPAS39 gene encoding spermatogenesis-defective protein 39 homolog isoform X2, translated as MNRTKGDEEEYWNSSKFKAFTFDDEDDELSQLKESKRAVNSLRDFVDDDDEDDLERVSWTGEPVGSISWSIKETAGNSGSSHEREQLKNRNSFSTYAQLPKPASAYSLSSFFRGRTRPGSFQSLSDALSDTPAKSYAPELGRPKGEYRDYSNDWSPSDTVRRLRKGKVCSLERFRSLQDKIQLLEEAVSMHDGNVITAVLIFLKRTLSKEILFRELEVRQVALRHLIHFLKEIGDQKLLLDLFRFLDRTEELALSHYREHLNIQDPEKRKEFLKTCIGLPFSAEDSAHIQDHYTLLERQIIIEANDRHLELAGQTEVFRKHPRKASILNMPLVTTLFYSCFYHYTEAEGTFSSPVNLKKTFKIPDKQYVLTALAARAKLRAWHDVDALFTTKVLQEYVNLVEDVDTKLNLATKFKCHDVVIDTCRDLKDRQQLLAYRSKVDKGSAEEEKIDALLNSSQIRWKN; from the exons aTGAATCGGACAAAGGGTGATGAGGAGGAGTATTGGAATAGCTCCAAGTTCAAGGCTTTCACCTTTGATGACGAAGATGATGAGCTCTCACAG TTAAAGGAATCCAAGCGGGCAGTGAATAGCCTTCGAGACTTtgtggatgatgatgatgaagatgaccTGGAGAGAGTCAGCTGGACCGGGGAACCTGTGGGAA GTATCTCATGGTCCATCAAAGAGACTGCTGGTAATAGCGGGTCTAGCCACGAGCGTGAACAGCTGAAGAACCGAAACAGCTTCTCCACCTATGCACAACTACCCAAACCTGCTTCTGCCTACTCTCTGAGCAGCTTTTTTAGAG GGAGAACTAGACCTGGAAGTTTCCAGTCCCTCTCTGATG CTCTGTCAGACACACCTGCCAAGAGCTATGCTCCAGAGCTGGGGAGACCCAAGGGGGAGTATAGG GATTACAGCAACGACTGGAGCCCCAGTGACACAGTGCGGCGCCTCAGGAAGGGCAAG GTCTGCTCACTGGAAAGGTTCCGCTCCTTACAGGACAAAATCCAGCTCCTAGAAGAAGCAGTCAGCATGCATGATGGGAACGTCATTACTGCA GTTCTGATCTTCCTGAAGAGGACATTGAGTAAAG AGATCCTCTTCCGAGAGCTAGAGGTGCGGCAGGTTGCCCTGAGACATCTCATTCACTTCCTTAAGGAGATAGGTGATCAGAAGCTGCTTTTAGACCTCTTTAG GTTCCTGGATAGAACAGAAGAGCTTGCG CTGTCCCATTATCGAGAGCACTTGAACATTCAGGACCCCGAGAAACGAAAAGAATTTCTTAAGACATGCATTGG CTTGCCCTTTTCAGCAGAAGATTCTGCACACATACAAGACCATTACACACTCCTGGAACGTCAGATCATTATCGAG GCAAACGATCGGCATCTAGAATTAGCGGGACAGACTGAGGTCTTCCGGAAGCACCCCCGCAAAGCGTCCATTCTCAACATGCCGTTGGTGACGACGCTCTTCTACTCCTGCTTCTACCACTACACGGAGGCTGAG GGGACGTTCAGCAGCCCGGTCAACCTGAAGAAGACGTTTAAG ATCCCAGACAAACAGTACGTGCTGACAGCGCTGGCCGCTCGCGCCAAGCTCCGGGCCTGGCATGACGTCGATGCCCTGTTTACCACCAAG GTATTACAGGAGTATGTCAATCTGGTGGAAGATGTGGACACAAAGTTGAACTTAGCCACCAAGTTCAAGTGTCATGATGTCGTCATTGAT ACTTGCCGGGACCTGAAGGATCGTCAGCAGTTGCTCGCATACAGGAGCAAGGTGGATAAAGGCTCTGCCGAGGAGGAGAAGATTGATGCCCTTCTCAATAGCTCG
- the VIPAS39 gene encoding spermatogenesis-defective protein 39 homolog isoform X1, whose amino-acid sequence MNRTKGDEEEYWNSSKFKAFTFDDEDDELSQLKESKRAVNSLRDFVDDDDEDDLERVSWTGEPVGSISWSIKETAGNSGSSHEREQLKNRNSFSTYAQLPKPASAYSLSSFFRGRTRPGSFQSLSDALSDTPAKSYAPELGRPKGEYRDYSNDWSPSDTVRRLRKGKVCSLERFRSLQDKIQLLEEAVSMHDGNVITAVLIFLKRTLSKEILFRELEVRQVALRHLIHFLKEIGDQKLLLDLFRFLDRTEELALSHYREHLNIQDPEKRKEFLKTCIGLPFSAEDSAHIQDHYTLLERQIIIEANDRHLELAGQTEVFRKHPRKASILNMPLVTTLFYSCFYHYTEAEGTFSSPVNLKKTFKIPDKQYVLTALAARAKLRAWHDVDALFTTKNWLGYTKKRAPIGFHRVVEILHKNSAPVQVLQEYVNLVEDVDTKLNLATKFKCHDVVIDTCRDLKDRQQLLAYRSKVDKGSAEEEKIDALLNSSQIRWKN is encoded by the exons aTGAATCGGACAAAGGGTGATGAGGAGGAGTATTGGAATAGCTCCAAGTTCAAGGCTTTCACCTTTGATGACGAAGATGATGAGCTCTCACAG TTAAAGGAATCCAAGCGGGCAGTGAATAGCCTTCGAGACTTtgtggatgatgatgatgaagatgaccTGGAGAGAGTCAGCTGGACCGGGGAACCTGTGGGAA GTATCTCATGGTCCATCAAAGAGACTGCTGGTAATAGCGGGTCTAGCCACGAGCGTGAACAGCTGAAGAACCGAAACAGCTTCTCCACCTATGCACAACTACCCAAACCTGCTTCTGCCTACTCTCTGAGCAGCTTTTTTAGAG GGAGAACTAGACCTGGAAGTTTCCAGTCCCTCTCTGATG CTCTGTCAGACACACCTGCCAAGAGCTATGCTCCAGAGCTGGGGAGACCCAAGGGGGAGTATAGG GATTACAGCAACGACTGGAGCCCCAGTGACACAGTGCGGCGCCTCAGGAAGGGCAAG GTCTGCTCACTGGAAAGGTTCCGCTCCTTACAGGACAAAATCCAGCTCCTAGAAGAAGCAGTCAGCATGCATGATGGGAACGTCATTACTGCA GTTCTGATCTTCCTGAAGAGGACATTGAGTAAAG AGATCCTCTTCCGAGAGCTAGAGGTGCGGCAGGTTGCCCTGAGACATCTCATTCACTTCCTTAAGGAGATAGGTGATCAGAAGCTGCTTTTAGACCTCTTTAG GTTCCTGGATAGAACAGAAGAGCTTGCG CTGTCCCATTATCGAGAGCACTTGAACATTCAGGACCCCGAGAAACGAAAAGAATTTCTTAAGACATGCATTGG CTTGCCCTTTTCAGCAGAAGATTCTGCACACATACAAGACCATTACACACTCCTGGAACGTCAGATCATTATCGAG GCAAACGATCGGCATCTAGAATTAGCGGGACAGACTGAGGTCTTCCGGAAGCACCCCCGCAAAGCGTCCATTCTCAACATGCCGTTGGTGACGACGCTCTTCTACTCCTGCTTCTACCACTACACGGAGGCTGAG GGGACGTTCAGCAGCCCGGTCAACCTGAAGAAGACGTTTAAG ATCCCAGACAAACAGTACGTGCTGACAGCGCTGGCCGCTCGCGCCAAGCTCCGGGCCTGGCATGACGTCGATGCCCTGTTTACCACCAAG AACTGGCTGGGCTACACCAAGAAGAGAGCACCCATTGGCTTCCATCGGGTTGTGGAAATTTTGCACAAGAATAGTGCCCCTGTCCAG GTATTACAGGAGTATGTCAATCTGGTGGAAGATGTGGACACAAAGTTGAACTTAGCCACCAAGTTCAAGTGTCATGATGTCGTCATTGAT ACTTGCCGGGACCTGAAGGATCGTCAGCAGTTGCTCGCATACAGGAGCAAGGTGGATAAAGGCTCTGCCGAGGAGGAGAAGATTGATGCCCTTCTCAATAGCTCG